The Methanocaldococcus jannaschii DSM 2661 genome has a segment encoding these proteins:
- a CDS encoding bis-aminopropyl spermidine synthase family protein, whose amino-acid sequence MERILEKVRAKSEIPVYDKSIENVLSAILTTNDFWKIVDLSEEPLPLVADIIRILEEEGLVKISNGIEFTEKGNEFIKSYGIGAKDNSVCECCEGRGVSLKNYQDLLERFKEIVKNRPMPKHEYDQGFVTPECTISRIALMNSRGDLFNKDVLVLGDDDLTSIALMLSNLPKKIVVVDIDDRLINFIKEVAEQLNYKNIEVITLDLRKPLPEKYSRAFDTFITDPPETVYAVKTFIGRGISALKGERRAGYFGITRRESSLDKWREIQRTLINDFNVVITDIIRNFNHYVNWGYEEETRAWKLAPVKKKPEDIWYKSYMFRIETLKDSRGFEEEVDVGDELYNDAESSTT is encoded by the coding sequence ATGGAAAGAATCTTAGAGAAGGTTAGAGCAAAGTCAGAGATTCCAGTATATGACAAATCAATTGAGAATGTTTTGTCAGCTATTTTAACAACCAACGATTTTTGGAAGATTGTTGATTTAAGTGAGGAACCATTACCTTTAGTTGCTGATATTATAAGAATTTTAGAAGAGGAGGGATTAGTAAAGATAAGTAATGGAATAGAATTTACTGAAAAAGGAAATGAATTTATAAAATCCTATGGAATTGGAGCTAAAGATAATAGTGTTTGTGAATGCTGTGAAGGGAGGGGGGTTTCTTTAAAGAACTACCAAGATTTATTAGAGAGATTTAAAGAGATTGTTAAAAATAGACCAATGCCAAAACACGAATACGACCAAGGTTTCGTTACACCAGAATGCACAATTTCAAGAATCGCTTTAATGAACTCAAGAGGAGATTTATTCAATAAGGATGTTTTAGTTTTAGGGGATGATGACTTAACAAGTATTGCTTTAATGCTCTCAAATCTTCCAAAAAAAATAGTTGTTGTTGATATTGACGATAGATTAATCAACTTCATAAAAGAGGTTGCTGAGCAATTAAATTACAAAAATATAGAAGTTATAACCTTAGATTTAAGAAAACCACTTCCAGAGAAATACAGCAGAGCGTTTGATACTTTTATAACAGACCCACCAGAAACAGTTTATGCTGTAAAAACATTCATTGGTAGAGGAATATCAGCATTAAAAGGAGAGAGAAGAGCTGGTTACTTTGGAATTACAAGAAGAGAGAGTTCATTGGATAAGTGGAGAGAAATTCAAAGAACATTGATAAACGACTTCAATGTGGTTATAACTGACATAATAAGGAATTTCAACCACTATGTAAATTGGGGTTATGAAGAAGAAACAAGAGCTTGGAAATTAGCTCCTGTAAAGAAAAAACCAGAAGATATTTGGTATAAATCCTATATGTTCAGAATAGAGACATTGAAGGATAGCAGAGGATTTGAAGAAGAAGTTGATGTTGGAGATGAGTTATACAACGATGCTGAAAGTTCAACAACATAA
- the dph5 gene encoding diphthine synthase — translation MLILAGLGLYDENDMTLKTLKFAKKAEKIYAEFYTAVLTGTTTEKIEEVLGKKIHVLSRKDVEYNGYKLIEEAKDKDIMFLTAGDPMVATTHVDLAIEAKKKGIEVLIINAPSIYSAVGITGLQLYKFGKTTSIVFPEENYFPETPYNVIKENLERGLHTLCLLDIRIDENEKRFMTANEGLKVLLELENRKKEGIINEDTKAVVVARAGSLKPKLVYGKIKDLINYDFGEPLHCIIIPGKLHFMEEDALKYLCENI, via the coding sequence ATGCTAATCTTAGCGGGTTTAGGATTGTATGATGAAAATGACATGACCTTAAAAACCTTAAAATTTGCCAAAAAAGCTGAGAAAATCTATGCTGAATTCTACACTGCAGTTTTAACTGGAACTACAACTGAAAAAATAGAAGAGGTTTTAGGTAAAAAGATTCATGTTTTAAGTAGGAAAGATGTTGAATACAATGGATATAAGTTGATAGAAGAGGCAAAGGATAAAGACATAATGTTTTTAACTGCTGGCGACCCAATGGTTGCTACAACACACGTTGATTTAGCAATAGAGGCAAAAAAGAAAGGGATTGAAGTTTTAATAATAAATGCTCCATCCATATATTCAGCTGTTGGAATTACTGGATTGCAGTTGTATAAATTTGGTAAAACTACATCAATTGTCTTTCCAGAAGAAAACTACTTTCCAGAAACTCCATACAATGTAATAAAGGAAAACTTAGAGAGAGGGTTGCATACTCTCTGCTTATTGGATATTAGGATTGATGAAAATGAAAAGAGGTTTATGACAGCAAATGAAGGATTAAAAGTGTTGTTAGAATTAGAAAATAGAAAGAAAGAAGGAATTATAAATGAAGATACAAAGGCTGTGGTGGTTGCAAGAGCTGGAAGTTTAAAACCAAAACTTGTCTATGGGAAGATAAAAGATTTAATTAATTATGATTTTGGTGAGCCTTTGCATTGCATAATAATTCCAGGAAAACTTCATTTTATGGAAGAAGATGCATTAAAATATTTATGTGAAAATATTTAA
- a CDS encoding cation:proton antiporter translates to MESYYYVFFIILSIIFIVPNLLKKFNIPAITSIMIAGIIIGPYGLNILQVDETLKILADFGAIMLMFLAGLEVDNETLKQEFKNSLILSLFSLLIPGVGGYLIGQYLGLGFIGSLLYAVIFASHSVAIVYAILEELKMVKTRLGTIILSATIIVDLFTLLLLSVVIKLGIGGENVGTFLLETVLYIGVLLLAIPSLSKNILGVFEKLHAQRIHYVLFIIFIAIIVGEVIGIHPIVGAFICGVAVSEALTKEEHDELLNKNLNAIGYGFFIPIFFLVLGMETNIRVIFNLSNLELLLITLISAVALKFISGFIALRILGFDRIKNTIGGLLTVPKISASLVAASIGRELGLIGNEIFVTIVALSVITATITPIVVKHIFVAKCNKKAKN, encoded by the coding sequence ATGGAAAGTTATTATTATGTGTTCTTCATAATATTATCAATAATCTTCATTGTGCCTAATCTATTAAAGAAGTTTAACATCCCTGCCATAACATCCATTATGATTGCAGGGATTATTATAGGTCCTTATGGGTTAAATATATTGCAGGTGGATGAGACATTAAAAATACTTGCAGATTTTGGAGCGATTATGTTAATGTTTTTAGCAGGACTTGAAGTAGATAATGAAACTTTAAAACAAGAGTTTAAGAACTCCCTAATTTTAAGTTTATTCTCACTACTAATCCCTGGTGTTGGAGGTTACCTAATTGGGCAGTATTTAGGTCTTGGATTTATTGGGAGTTTGTTATATGCTGTAATATTTGCGTCTCATTCTGTAGCAATTGTTTATGCAATATTAGAAGAGCTGAAAATGGTTAAAACAAGATTGGGGACTATAATTTTAAGTGCTACAATTATCGTTGATTTATTTACTCTTCTTTTATTATCAGTAGTTATAAAGTTAGGGATTGGTGGAGAGAATGTGGGAACATTCTTATTAGAGACAGTTTTATACATTGGTGTGTTACTTTTAGCTATCCCATCACTATCCAAAAATATCCTTGGAGTATTTGAAAAGCTTCACGCTCAAAGAATACACTATGTTTTATTTATTATATTCATTGCCATAATAGTTGGGGAGGTTATTGGAATTCATCCAATAGTTGGGGCTTTTATCTGTGGTGTTGCTGTTAGTGAAGCTTTAACTAAAGAAGAGCATGATGAACTTCTAAACAAAAATTTGAATGCAATTGGTTATGGTTTCTTTATACCAATATTCTTCTTAGTTTTAGGAATGGAGACAAATATAAGAGTTATATTTAATTTAAGTAACTTAGAGCTTTTATTAATCACACTAATTTCAGCAGTGGCGTTAAAATTTATCTCTGGTTTTATCGCTTTAAGAATTTTAGGTTTTGATAGAATAAAAAATACTATTGGAGGTTTATTAACAGTTCCAAAAATTTCAGCTTCGTTAGTAGCAGCATCAATTGGAAGAGAACTTGGTTTAATAGGAAATGAAATATTTGTAACAATTGTAGCTCTCTCTGTAATAACAGCTACAATAACTCCAATAGTGGTGAAGCATATATTTGTTGCAAAATGTAATAAAAAAGCTAAAAATTAA
- the ilvD gene encoding dihydroxy-acid dehydratase: MISDRVKKGLKRAPNRSLLKACGYTDEELERPFIGVVNSFTEVVPGHIHLRDIAEAVKKGIYANGGTAFEFNTMAICDGIAMGHEGMKYSLPSREIIADTVESMAKAHGFDGLVLIPSCDKIVPGMIMGAIRTGLPFIVVTGGPMFPGELRGKKYDLISVFEGVGACAAGKITEEELKEIEDIACPGAGSCAGLFTANTMACLTEAMGLSLPYCATSHATTAEKIRIAKRSGMRIVDLVRNNITPDKILTKEAFENAILVDLALGGSTNTTLHIPAIANEVKPKFITLDDFDRLSGEVPHIASLRPGGEHFIIDLHRAGGIPAVLKVLEEKIRKECLTVSGKTIGEIIKEVKYIDYSVIRPVDNPVHETAGLRILKGSLAPNGAVVKIGAVNPKMYKHEGPARVFDSEEEAVDAILGGDIERGDVVVIRYEGPAGGPGMREMLAPTSAICGMGLDDSVALITDGRFSGGSRGPCIGHVSPEAMAGGPIAIVEDGDIIKIDMINKKLDLALDEEEIKERLAKWKKPEPKVKKGYLARYAKLVSSADEGAVLRYD; encoded by the coding sequence ATGATAAGTGATAGAGTAAAAAAAGGATTAAAAAGAGCTCCAAATAGAAGTTTATTAAAGGCTTGTGGATATACAGATGAGGAATTGGAGAGACCATTTATTGGAGTTGTTAATAGCTTTACCGAAGTTGTTCCTGGGCATATTCATTTAAGAGATATTGCTGAGGCAGTTAAAAAAGGAATTTACGCAAATGGAGGAACTGCCTTTGAATTCAACACAATGGCAATATGTGATGGAATAGCAATGGGACATGAGGGGATGAAATATTCCTTACCTTCAAGGGAAATTATAGCAGATACTGTAGAGAGTATGGCAAAAGCTCATGGATTTGATGGATTAGTTTTAATTCCTTCATGCGACAAAATAGTTCCTGGAATGATAATGGGAGCTATAAGAACTGGATTACCATTTATAGTTGTTACTGGGGGGCCGATGTTTCCTGGAGAGTTGAGAGGGAAAAAGTATGATTTAATTAGTGTATTTGAGGGAGTTGGAGCTTGTGCAGCTGGAAAAATTACAGAGGAAGAACTTAAAGAGATTGAAGATATTGCCTGCCCAGGAGCTGGTAGTTGTGCTGGACTATTTACAGCAAATACCATGGCTTGCTTAACAGAGGCTATGGGCCTCTCTTTGCCATATTGTGCAACATCACATGCAACAACAGCAGAGAAGATAAGAATAGCTAAAAGAAGTGGGATGAGAATAGTTGATTTAGTTAGAAACAACATAACTCCAGATAAGATTTTAACTAAGGAGGCATTTGAAAATGCCATTTTGGTAGATTTAGCTTTGGGTGGTTCAACAAATACAACTCTACATATTCCGGCAATAGCAAATGAGGTAAAGCCAAAGTTCATAACATTGGATGACTTTGATAGATTATCTGGTGAAGTTCCTCACATAGCTTCTTTAAGACCTGGTGGAGAGCACTTTATAATTGACTTGCACAGAGCTGGAGGAATTCCAGCTGTTTTAAAGGTTTTAGAGGAAAAAATAAGAAAAGAATGCTTAACAGTTAGTGGAAAAACCATTGGAGAAATAATTAAAGAGGTTAAATACATTGATTATAGTGTAATAAGACCTGTAGATAATCCAGTTCATGAAACAGCTGGTTTGAGAATATTGAAAGGAAGCTTAGCTCCTAACGGAGCAGTTGTTAAAATCGGAGCTGTAAATCCAAAAATGTATAAGCATGAAGGGCCTGCAAGAGTCTTTGATAGTGAGGAAGAGGCAGTTGATGCTATATTGGGGGGAGATATTGAGAGAGGAGATGTTGTGGTTATCAGATATGAGGGGCCTGCAGGAGGGCCAGGAATGAGGGAAATGTTGGCTCCAACTTCAGCAATATGTGGAATGGGGTTGGATGATTCTGTCGCTTTAATTACAGATGGAAGATTCAGCGGAGGAAGTAGAGGACCGTGTATTGGGCACGTTTCTCCAGAGGCAATGGCTGGAGGTCCGATAGCGATAGTTGAAGATGGAGATATTATAAAAATAGACATGATAAACAAGAAGTTGGATTTAGCTTTAGATGAAGAAGAGATTAAAGAGAGATTAGCCAAATGGAAAAAACCTGAACCTAAGGTTAAAAAAGGTTATTTAGCAAGATATGCTAAGCTTGTAAGTTCAGCTGATGAGGGAGCTGTATTAAGATATGATTAA
- the leuD gene encoding Isopropylmalate/citramalate isomerase small subunit, which translates to MRSIIKGRVWKFGNNVDTDAILPARYLVYTKPEELAQFVMTGADPDFPKKVKPGDIIVGGKNFGCGSSREHAPLGLKGAGISCVIAESFARIFYRNAINVGLPLIECKGISEKVNEGDELEVNLETGEIKNLTTGEVLKGQKLPEFMMEILEAGGLMPYLKKKMAESQ; encoded by the coding sequence ATGAGAAGTATAATAAAGGGAAGAGTTTGGAAGTTTGGAAATAACGTAGATACAGATGCTATATTACCAGCAAGGTATTTAGTTTATACAAAACCAGAGGAATTAGCTCAGTTTGTTATGACTGGGGCAGACCCAGATTTTCCAAAGAAGGTTAAGCCAGGAGATATAATAGTTGGAGGAAAGAACTTTGGATGTGGTTCAAGTAGAGAGCATGCCCCATTAGGATTAAAAGGAGCTGGAATCAGCTGTGTTATTGCTGAGAGCTTCGCAAGAATATTTTATAGAAATGCCATAAATGTTGGATTACCATTAATTGAATGTAAGGGCATTTCAGAGAAAGTCAATGAAGGGGATGAGTTAGAGGTTAATTTAGAGACTGGAGAGATTAAAAACTTAACCACTGGAGAGGTTTTAAAAGGTCAAAAATTACCAGAATTCATGATGGAAATTTTAGAGGCTGGAGGATTAATGCCATACTTAAAGAAAAAGATGGCTGAAAGCCAATAA
- a CDS encoding transglutaminase-like domain-containing protein has translation MRKIILIFFIFLILQNIYAYEKIYDVNHVCYYTLTSVELQKFVKTAEIITPLNADNKTTITKDTILVGNPEENPLTKKYIGFFKIKINKTFPGKNKGIIEKQIINGHTVILLAGSDIQGTYASIITFANLNDIPENPIICETSNKVNIYSTSLNSEYFRDFIEKNILTPKEIEKVKSLSYKLKGKDKKATIENIAKWVANNIKYDYDKCKKIESGKFSWDEYNTPSETVKTKKGVCLDYATLTSALLLNDNIIPYMLDVALYNTSSLKISSYHASVAVKIDNTYFVIDQQPYLIPINEYTAQTFEDNLRIASIVMFRVVKERDGIKLIKEKEVPGIAIYGDLINLLEMRFNN, from the coding sequence ATGAGGAAGATTATTTTAATATTTTTTATATTTTTAATACTCCAAAATATCTACGCTTATGAAAAAATCTATGATGTTAATCATGTTTGCTACTACACATTAACATCTGTTGAACTTCAAAAATTTGTAAAAACTGCAGAGATTATAACCCCCTTAAACGCAGATAACAAAACAACAATTACAAAAGATACAATATTAGTTGGCAATCCAGAAGAAAATCCTTTAACAAAAAAATACATTGGATTCTTTAAAATAAAAATAAATAAAACCTTTCCAGGAAAAAATAAAGGGATTATTGAAAAACAGATAATAAATGGACATACAGTCATTCTATTAGCTGGTTCTGATATACAGGGAACTTATGCATCAATAATAACATTTGCTAATCTAAACGACATTCCAGAAAACCCAATTATATGTGAAACCTCAAACAAAGTTAATATTTACAGCACGTCTCTTAATAGTGAATATTTTAGAGACTTTATTGAAAAAAATATATTAACACCAAAAGAAATTGAAAAAGTTAAATCCCTATCTTATAAATTAAAAGGAAAGGATAAAAAGGCTACTATTGAAAATATAGCAAAGTGGGTAGCAAACAACATAAAGTATGATTATGATAAGTGTAAAAAAATAGAAAGTGGAAAATTTAGCTGGGATGAGTACAATACCCCATCAGAAACGGTAAAAACAAAAAAAGGAGTTTGTTTAGATTACGCCACATTAACCTCCGCTCTATTGCTAAATGATAATATAATCCCTTATATGTTAGATGTTGCTTTATATAATACCTCATCATTAAAAATCTCATCCTATCATGCTTCAGTTGCTGTGAAAATAGATAATACATACTTTGTTATAGACCAACAGCCATATTTGATTCCAATTAACGAATATACTGCCCAAACATTTGAAGACAATTTGAGAATCGCCAGCATTGTAATGTTTAGAGTTGTAAAAGAAAGGGATGGCATAAAATTAATAAAAGAAAAAGAAGTTCCAGGAATTGCAATATATGGGGATTTAATAAACCTCTTAGAAATGAGATTTAATAACTAA
- a CDS encoding A24 family peptidase: protein MDLGYLYGLICSIYGAVEDWRKREVTDFLWISMLWVGVFIHLLYNKSLLLFFIEIFAVLFITLSVRYEKFNKLVYIGVFLFLLSFILFKSYFALSFLVFYLIGIFLYYLNFMGGGDCKFLMGLSYLKGMFFTFIIFLNAILFVIPYCIFILLINLKNGNHKRLKLKNLPLLFIALKKDIDKVKKFETIMGDDENLSLIPNINEEKEEKKTYKGKVWVTPQLPFLVFICLSYILYIVSPFPLIFKVIELVIKSHF from the coding sequence ATGGATTTGGGTTATTTATATGGGTTGATTTGCTCAATATATGGGGCAGTTGAGGATTGGAGAAAAAGAGAGGTTACTGACTTTTTATGGATATCTATGCTCTGGGTAGGAGTTTTTATTCATCTCCTATATAATAAAAGTTTATTACTATTTTTTATTGAGATTTTTGCTGTTTTATTTATTACCCTATCTGTTAGATATGAAAAGTTTAATAAGTTAGTTTATATTGGAGTGTTTTTATTTTTATTGTCATTTATTTTGTTTAAATCATACTTTGCGTTATCTTTTTTAGTATTTTATTTGATTGGAATTTTTTTATACTACCTTAATTTTATGGGAGGAGGAGATTGTAAATTTTTAATGGGGCTGAGTTATTTAAAAGGGATGTTCTTTACCTTCATTATTTTTTTAAATGCAATACTTTTTGTCATCCCCTACTGTATATTTATCTTATTAATAAACCTAAAAAATGGAAATCATAAAAGATTAAAGTTAAAGAATTTACCATTATTGTTTATAGCTTTAAAAAAAGATATAGACAAAGTTAAAAAATTTGAGACCATTATGGGGGATGATGAAAACCTTTCCTTAATTCCCAATATAAATGAAGAAAAGGAAGAGAAAAAAACATACAAAGGAAAAGTTTGGGTTACTCCTCAACTCCCTTTTTTGGTTTTCATATGTCTTTCTTATATTTTGTATATTGTCTCTCCTTTTCCGTTGATTTTTAAAGTAATAGAATTAGTTATTAAATCTCATTTCTAA